The following is a genomic window from Opitutus sp. GAS368.
CGGTGCCGATCGTTGCTCTCCTTGATGGCGGGGATGAGTGCAAGCGGGAGGTGCTTTGCCTCGCCGAGTCTGGTCAGTGTCACGACATCCCGGGCGAGGGTACCGCCGGCGAACGGGCCGCCGGGGCTGAGGTAGGCGCGCGGGCCGATGCGCGGTTCGCTCTTCAGGCCGGCGGCGACCTCCTGGGCGTCGGCGCCGACGTTCTCGGACAAGGCGGCGATCTCGTTGATGTAGGCGACGGAGAGGGCGAGGAAGGAATTGAGCGCATGCTTCACCATCTCGGCCGACTCGGGGCGCATCCACACCAGCGGGGCGCCGAGCGGGGCGAGCAGCTGCTCCAGCACCGGCCGGGCCGGCGCGGAGGCGCCGACGATGATGCGCGCGGGTTTCTCGAAGGCCTCGATGGCCTTGCCGAGCCGCAGATTCTCCGGCGAGCAGGCGAAATGCAGCGCCGGGTATTTTTTCGCCAGCTGCGCGCAGGTGCCGACGGGTAGTTGGGAGGAGATGAGCACGACGGTGCCAGGCCGCAATCCCGGCAGCACACGGGCGAGGCGGGTGTGCACCCAATCGAGGTCGGAGCGATCATCGGCGTCAACCGGCGTATCGTAGCAAACCCAGAGCACGTCGGCGGAGGCGGCGGAGCCGGCATCGGTGGAAAACGCGAGATTGCCGCCAGCCAGCCCGGCAGCGAGCAGCGCTTCCAGTCCCGGCTCGTGCAGCGGCGCGCGGCCGGCGCGCAGTCCGGCCACGACGGCCTCGTCGAAGTCGAGGCCGGTCACACGGCGATGCCGCGCCACGCAGGCGGCCGTGACCGAGCCGAGGTGCCAGAGGCCGAGGACAGTGAGTTTCATGAATGCGCGGGCGCCAGTCTCAAGGAAGATCCTTTCGCTGGTAAAGCGACATATCACGTCCGAATACCGAGAAGGTTTCAACCAGCCGCAGGTGCCCGTCGCACCAAGCCTTGAGCTGCGGATAGAGGCGCCACATCTGCTGATCGTAGGGCCAGTGACCGTGGCCGGGCATCTGGTCGGTGAGGATCATGAAGTCGGTCGCCTGCAGTTTGAAGAACACCGCTTCGTCCGGCCCGGCGAGGATGCTGTCGGGCAGGTGAACGCCGAAAGGAATCCAGACTTTGTGCCGTTCGTA
Proteins encoded in this region:
- a CDS encoding nucleotide sugar dehydrogenase, whose protein sequence is MKLTVLGLWHLGSVTAACVARHRRVTGLDFDEAVVAGLRAGRAPLHEPGLEALLAAGLAGGNLAFSTDAGSAASADVLWVCYDTPVDADDRSDLDWVHTRLARVLPGLRPGTVVLISSQLPVGTCAQLAKKYPALHFACSPENLRLGKAIEAFEKPARIIVGASAPARPVLEQLLAPLGAPLVWMRPESAEMVKHALNSFLALSVAYINEIAALSENVGADAQEVAAGLKSEPRIGPRAYLSPGGPFAGGTLARDVVTLTRLGEAKHLPLALIPAIKESNDRHRDWAFRKLQPVLAGVKLPVVAVLGLAYTPNTSTLRRSSAVELCRQLLAAGVTVRAFDPLIRTTDADHRDLPLAASAADALRGAHAAVICTEWPEFRDLPWPALLGAMARPVVVDANRLVEKAVAPVAGAVYLTVGRP